One Lacipirellulaceae bacterium DNA window includes the following coding sequences:
- a CDS encoding L-rhamnose/proton symporter RhaT, with protein MVEGIAWALVAGVMLGLYALPEKFTKGFKEENTWGLFFMLTMFAVPLIATFAMMKGVGEIYGTEAVKEILPQMVVSSVLWGIGVMMWGKAIHHIGVSLGFSIFIGTVILVGSLLPFYQDGLPPQKALIAILAGLACVLLGIVANGKAGIQREKDEAENKAEEQSEGDDHGKQSVSTGITIAVVGGLLATGFSFANAVGRPPLHEASQAQGNAEWITALAVMLPIFLSGGVIMAGYFGWQLTSKNSWGSFKTPSFGKNFVLILIMAFFHYAASAVFAFAAFKLGDVGNTVGYAIFNATCVVTAIVSGIVAGEWARASDKAKKLLYLGLVGMVVGIVIIALGNKFAGEAEDTKQTDTIESTAKEEAAE; from the coding sequence ATGGTCGAAGGAATCGCTTGGGCACTCGTCGCAGGGGTCATGCTCGGCCTCTATGCCCTCCCAGAAAAATTCACCAAAGGCTTCAAGGAAGAAAACACCTGGGGCCTGTTCTTCATGCTCACGATGTTCGCGGTCCCACTGATCGCGACGTTTGCGATGATGAAAGGGGTGGGAGAAATCTACGGCACCGAAGCCGTGAAAGAGATTCTTCCCCAGATGGTAGTGAGCAGTGTCTTGTGGGGCATCGGCGTGATGATGTGGGGAAAAGCCATCCATCACATCGGCGTCTCACTAGGGTTTTCGATTTTTATCGGGACGGTGATTCTTGTGGGCTCGCTACTACCCTTCTATCAAGATGGGTTGCCGCCTCAAAAAGCCCTGATTGCGATTCTTGCCGGACTGGCGTGTGTTCTCCTTGGCATTGTTGCCAACGGCAAGGCAGGTATTCAGCGTGAGAAAGACGAGGCTGAGAATAAGGCTGAGGAACAGTCAGAAGGTGATGATCACGGCAAGCAGTCAGTATCGACGGGCATTACGATCGCCGTCGTGGGGGGACTGTTGGCTACGGGGTTCAGTTTCGCCAACGCCGTTGGTCGTCCTCCTCTGCACGAAGCAAGCCAGGCTCAGGGCAACGCAGAATGGATCACCGCTCTAGCTGTCATGCTGCCGATTTTCTTGAGCGGCGGCGTGATCATGGCCGGCTACTTCGGTTGGCAACTAACGTCAAAGAATTCCTGGGGCTCGTTCAAGACGCCCAGCTTTGGCAAGAACTTCGTTCTCATTCTTATCATGGCGTTCTTTCACTACGCTGCTTCAGCCGTATTTGCTTTCGCGGCATTTAAGCTTGGGGACGTTGGCAACACCGTTGGCTACGCGATCTTCAATGCTACATGCGTGGTTACGGCTATTGTCAGCGGCATTGTCGCAGGCGAGTGGGCAAGAGCGTCCGACAAGGCGAAGAAACTGCTATATCTTGGCTTGGTTGGAATGGTCGTCGGCATCGTGATTATCGCTCTCGGTAACAAATTTGCGGGCGAAGCTGAGGACACAAAGCAGACCGACACCATTGAGAGTACCGCAAAGGAGGAAGCGGCAGAATGA
- a CDS encoding glycine zipper domain-containing protein: MAVDSKKVLLTFLVLSLFVSPTAAQQYYYQPNQGYYRNDTREGTIVGGGLGALTGALIGGSKNWEGGALIGAGVGALTGRAIGSAQDRADTQQVIVGNSIANQANAQAAATAVTNFDLTQMTAAGLSDDLIISTIQSRGGRFDLSPNGLISLKQSGVSDRVVLEAQRAAGRAVPTPINPRPVVQVVRPAPVYVRPAPVIHYYHGPRVYRHHYHRGW; the protein is encoded by the coding sequence ATGGCTGTCGATTCCAAGAAAGTATTGCTGACCTTCCTAGTGCTGAGCCTTTTCGTATCGCCAACAGCAGCCCAGCAATACTACTACCAGCCGAATCAGGGCTACTATCGCAACGATACTCGCGAGGGAACTATCGTGGGGGGCGGTTTGGGCGCGCTGACCGGCGCTCTCATTGGCGGAAGCAAAAACTGGGAAGGTGGGGCGCTCATCGGAGCCGGTGTGGGAGCACTCACGGGTCGTGCGATTGGCAGCGCTCAAGATCGGGCCGACACGCAGCAAGTGATCGTGGGAAACTCGATCGCTAATCAAGCCAACGCCCAAGCTGCAGCAACCGCTGTGACCAACTTCGACCTCACTCAAATGACCGCTGCCGGACTGAGCGACGATCTGATCATCAGCACGATTCAAAGCCGCGGAGGTCGATTTGATTTGAGTCCAAATGGTCTTATCTCACTCAAGCAATCCGGCGTTAGCGACCGCGTTGTTCTGGAAGCACAGCGCGCAGCGGGACGTGCCGTGCCAACGCCGATCAATCCCCGCCCAGTGGTCCAAGTCGTTCGGCCAGCTCCGGTCTACGTTCGTCCGGCTCCTGTGATTCATTACTACCACGGTCCCAGAGTTTATCGGCATCACTATCATCGCGGATGGTAG